In the Myxococcota bacterium genome, one interval contains:
- a CDS encoding DUF1499 domain-containing protein produces the protein MHTSRFAQLGFGLAILALAAFLGPPLLIQLGALTSKVGFPIHMLGGLFAVFGLLFGLLGIYATRSTTGRAGRGQALFGALSSGAILAVVGASAGPAAGLPAINDITTDPGDPPAFVAAQDALGIDMAYPGDAFASQQRAAYPDLAALRLEKSPTAAFAIVLQAMRDLGWTIVREDPAAGVLEANETSRVFQFVDDVVVRIRPDGSGAVIDVRSRSREGRGDLGANAARIRRLLDAVR, from the coding sequence GTGCACACCTCGCGTTTCGCCCAGCTGGGCTTCGGCCTGGCGATCCTCGCCCTCGCGGCGTTCCTCGGCCCGCCGCTCCTGATCCAGCTCGGTGCGCTGACCTCGAAGGTCGGCTTCCCGATCCACATGCTGGGTGGGCTCTTCGCCGTGTTCGGCCTGCTCTTCGGCCTGCTCGGCATCTACGCCACCCGCTCCACCACCGGCCGCGCCGGTCGGGGACAGGCGCTCTTCGGTGCGTTGTCGAGTGGTGCGATCCTCGCGGTGGTCGGCGCCTCGGCCGGTCCGGCGGCGGGCCTCCCCGCCATCAACGACATCACCACCGACCCGGGCGACCCGCCCGCCTTCGTGGCGGCGCAGGACGCGCTCGGGATCGACATGGCCTATCCGGGCGACGCCTTCGCGAGCCAGCAGCGCGCGGCCTACCCGGACCTTGCCGCGCTCCGGCTGGAGAAGTCGCCGACGGCGGCGTTCGCGATCGTGCTGCAGGCGATGCGCGACCTCGGCTGGACGATCGTGCGCGAAGACCCGGCGGCGGGCGTGCTCGAAGCCAACGAGACCTCTCGCGTGTTCCAGTTCGTCGACGACGTGGTGGTGCGCATCCGCCCCGACGGCAGCGGCGCGGTCATCGATGTGCGCTCGCGTTCCCGCGAGGGCAGAGGCGACCTGGGCGCCAACGCCGCGCGGATCCGACGGCTCCTCGACGCGGTGCGCTGA
- a CDS encoding acyl-CoA synthetase, which yields MFNLAWLMEAIAERVPDRECLVFRDRRFLWRDTHERTRRLADVLRRAGLGCHVERGRLENWESGQDHVGLYLHNGNEYLEGMLGSWKARAVPVNVNYRYVDEELVYLFQNSDVRAIVFHARFAPTLARIRAQLPQVRLWLQVSDESSEPLLPGAIDYEAALAGADPSAPRDLSPDDLYILYTGGTTGMPKGVLWRQEDIFRSAFYTRPVDTAEEVVERAVRGDIRALPAPPFMHGAAHWVAFNMWSLGGTIVVQNDPARLDPDDIWSTVERERVTAMTIVGDAFGRPLADALAHGNYDTSSLRLLTSGGAILTASLKRELLEQLPGVQIVDALGSSESGSQARHETKSAGAAETGRFQLAPDNLVLREDLSGPVAEDSGEVGWLARTGRVPLGYLGDPEKTAKTFPVVGGVRYAVPGDRAALEPNGDLRLLGRDSVTINSGGEKIFAEEVEQALKHHPAVYDTVVVGTPHERWGQQVTALVRLRPDQTPAEEVLLAVARSHIAGYKLPKRFVFVDEIQRSPSGKADYRWAKERALEG from the coding sequence ATGTTCAATCTGGCTTGGCTCATGGAAGCGATCGCGGAGCGGGTTCCCGACCGGGAGTGTCTGGTCTTTCGCGATCGCCGCTTTCTCTGGAGGGACACACACGAGCGCACGCGGCGGCTGGCCGATGTTCTGCGCCGGGCCGGCCTCGGCTGTCACGTCGAACGCGGCCGGCTCGAGAACTGGGAATCCGGCCAGGACCACGTCGGCCTCTATCTCCACAACGGCAACGAGTACCTCGAGGGCATGCTCGGTAGCTGGAAGGCGCGGGCCGTGCCGGTCAACGTCAACTATCGCTACGTCGACGAGGAGCTGGTCTACCTGTTCCAGAACTCGGACGTACGCGCGATCGTCTTCCACGCGCGCTTCGCGCCGACGCTGGCACGCATTCGCGCTCAGCTCCCCCAGGTCCGGCTCTGGCTCCAGGTGTCCGACGAAAGCAGCGAGCCGCTCCTGCCCGGGGCGATCGACTACGAGGCGGCGCTCGCCGGGGCCGACCCGAGCGCACCGCGCGACCTCTCGCCCGACGATCTCTACATCCTCTACACCGGCGGGACCACCGGGATGCCGAAGGGCGTGCTCTGGCGCCAGGAAGACATCTTCCGCTCGGCGTTCTACACGCGGCCCGTCGACACGGCCGAAGAGGTGGTGGAGCGCGCGGTGCGCGGCGACATCCGCGCCTTGCCCGCTCCGCCCTTCATGCACGGGGCCGCCCATTGGGTTGCGTTCAACATGTGGAGCCTCGGCGGGACGATCGTGGTGCAGAACGATCCCGCGCGACTCGACCCCGACGACATCTGGTCGACGGTGGAGCGCGAGCGTGTCACCGCCATGACGATCGTGGGCGACGCGTTCGGGCGTCCGCTGGCCGACGCCCTGGCGCATGGGAACTACGACACCTCGTCCCTGCGGCTTCTGACCTCGGGGGGCGCGATCCTCACCGCGTCGTTGAAGCGCGAGCTGCTGGAGCAGCTGCCCGGCGTCCAGATCGTCGACGCGCTCGGATCCTCGGAGAGCGGCTCCCAGGCGCGCCACGAAACCAAGAGCGCAGGAGCGGCCGAGACCGGACGCTTCCAGCTGGCGCCCGACAACCTGGTGCTGAGGGAGGACCTCTCGGGCCCGGTTGCAGAGGACAGTGGCGAGGTCGGTTGGCTCGCGCGCACCGGGCGCGTGCCGCTGGGGTACCTCGGGGATCCGGAGAAGACGGCGAAGACCTTTCCCGTGGTGGGCGGCGTCCGCTACGCGGTGCCCGGCGACCGGGCTGCGCTCGAACCGAACGGCGACTTGCGGCTGCTGGGCCGCGACTCGGTGACCATCAACTCGGGTGGCGAGAAGATCTTCGCCGAGGAGGTCGAGCAGGCCTTGAAGCACCACCCGGCGGTGTACGACACCGTCGTCGTCGGGACCCCCCACGAACGCTGGGGACAGCAGGTCACGGCCCTGGTGCGACTGCGACCCGACCAGACGCCCGCGGAAGAGGTGCTCCTCGCCGTCGCGCGCTCCCACATCGCGGGCTACAAGCTGCCGAAGCGCTTCGTGTTCGTGGACGAGATCCAGCGTTCCCCCAGCGGCAAGGCCGACTACCGCTGGGCGAAGGAGCGCGCGCTCGAAGGCTGA
- a CDS encoding thioredoxin domain-containing protein, with the protein MSAPSDDRKPNRLAHETSAYLRQHQWNPVDWFPWGEEALERARREALPLLVSIGYSACHWCHVMEHESFEDPETAALMNRAFVCIKVDREERPDVDQIYMDTVTGLTGHGGWPLTVFCLPDGRPFYGGTYYPPEPRHGMPAFRQVLLSIAEAYHDRSEEVLSTATQITEALSRKPAGADAPPPGRACLVRACQGMLQRADPRHGGFGGAPKFPTPTSLDLLLAGIDVLPARQGVEALEHVVRTCREMARGGLYDHLGGGFHRYSVDAHWCVPHFEKMLYDQGQLLRTYLEAWRRSGAGDDDLLWPVRETIGFLEREMRAPDGGWFASQDADSENPNGVREEGCFYVWRPDAVAGVLGEPAEAFCDAYSVTETGNFEGGQTVLTDRAREVRSRFAQERAALYTARQQRAAPDTDEKRVTSWNALTLSGFARAGSLLEESAWLDAAAAAADFLDARLRDDQGRLLRVWNQGRAHVLAFLDDHATLLEACLDLYRAGAGERFLDRALTLAAALCTRFYDADEGDFFLTPTDGERLAQRPRSDHDGATPHSAGLAALGLLRVAALSGRVEPDGVARRVLQTYGNVLERAPEALPTLTRAAWLAEHGPSVAVIVGPDDAHRHALALAARRALTPEDGVLVATPDERPAGVDPSWLASRVAIDGRATAYVCRGTTCSLPITAEADLAPLPLTEETPAAS; encoded by the coding sequence TTGTCTGCTCCCTCCGACGACCGCAAACCGAACCGGCTGGCCCACGAGACCAGCGCCTACTTGCGGCAGCACCAGTGGAACCCGGTCGACTGGTTTCCCTGGGGCGAAGAGGCCCTCGAGCGCGCCCGGCGCGAAGCGCTCCCGCTCCTCGTGTCGATCGGCTACAGCGCGTGCCACTGGTGTCACGTGATGGAGCACGAGTCCTTCGAAGATCCCGAGACGGCGGCACTCATGAACCGTGCGTTCGTGTGCATCAAGGTCGACCGCGAAGAGCGCCCCGACGTCGACCAGATCTACATGGACACGGTCACCGGCCTGACCGGACACGGCGGTTGGCCCCTCACGGTGTTCTGTCTGCCCGACGGACGCCCGTTCTATGGCGGCACCTACTACCCCCCGGAACCGCGCCACGGCATGCCCGCGTTCCGCCAGGTCTTGCTGTCGATCGCCGAGGCGTACCACGACCGAAGCGAAGAGGTGCTCTCCACCGCCACCCAGATCACGGAGGCATTGTCCCGGAAGCCTGCTGGCGCCGATGCCCCTCCGCCCGGCCGGGCGTGCCTCGTCCGGGCCTGCCAGGGGATGCTGCAACGAGCCGACCCGCGCCACGGTGGATTCGGCGGCGCGCCGAAGTTCCCGACGCCCACCTCTCTCGACCTGCTGCTCGCGGGGATCGACGTGCTGCCGGCGCGCCAGGGCGTGGAAGCGCTCGAACACGTCGTGCGCACCTGCCGCGAGATGGCACGCGGGGGTCTCTACGATCACCTGGGAGGCGGCTTCCACCGCTACAGCGTCGACGCGCACTGGTGCGTGCCCCACTTCGAGAAGATGCTCTACGACCAGGGGCAACTCTTGCGGACCTACCTCGAAGCGTGGCGCCGCAGCGGCGCGGGCGACGACGACCTGCTCTGGCCGGTGCGCGAGACGATCGGCTTCCTCGAGCGCGAGATGCGTGCGCCCGACGGCGGTTGGTTCGCGAGCCAGGATGCCGACAGCGAGAACCCGAACGGCGTCCGGGAGGAAGGATGCTTCTACGTGTGGCGCCCCGATGCAGTGGCCGGGGTGCTGGGTGAGCCGGCCGAAGCGTTCTGCGACGCCTACTCGGTCACCGAAACGGGCAACTTCGAAGGCGGCCAGACGGTGCTGACGGACCGCGCGCGGGAGGTGCGGTCGCGATTCGCGCAAGAACGCGCCGCACTCTACACCGCGCGCCAGCAGCGGGCGGCACCGGACACCGACGAGAAGCGCGTCACTTCCTGGAACGCACTCACCCTCTCCGGCTTCGCGCGCGCGGGATCGCTCCTCGAAGAATCCGCTTGGCTCGACGCCGCTGCTGCTGCCGCCGATTTCCTCGACGCCCGCCTGCGCGACGACCAGGGACGCCTCTTGCGCGTCTGGAACCAGGGACGCGCCCACGTCCTGGCGTTCCTCGACGATCACGCGACCCTGCTCGAAGCCTGCCTCGATCTCTACCGGGCCGGCGCGGGCGAGCGCTTCCTCGACCGCGCACTGACACTCGCCGCCGCGCTCTGCACGCGCTTCTACGACGCCGACGAGGGTGACTTCTTCCTCACCCCCACCGACGGAGAACGTCTCGCCCAGCGCCCCCGATCGGACCACGACGGCGCCACCCCCCATTCGGCAGGTCTCGCGGCCCTCGGGTTGCTGCGGGTCGCGGCGCTCTCCGGTCGCGTAGAGCCGGATGGCGTAGCCCGCCGCGTGCTCCAGACCTACGGCAACGTGCTCGAACGCGCGCCCGAGGCACTGCCAACGCTGACTCGTGCCGCCTGGCTCGCGGAGCATGGCCCGTCGGTGGCGGTGATCGTCGGCCCGGACGACGCCCACCGACACGCGCTCGCGCTCGCGGCCCGCCGAGCGCTCACACCCGAGGACGGCGTGCTGGTGGCGACGCCCGACGAACGACCCGCCGGCGTCGACCCGAGCTGGCTCGCGTCGCGGGTCGCCATCGACGGCCGCGCCACCGCCTACGTGTGTCGCGGGACCACCTGTTCGCTACCGATCACGGCAGAGGCCGATCTCGCGCCACTTCCGCTCACCGAGGAGACGCCCGCCGCATCATGA
- a CDS encoding deoxyhypusine synthase family protein — protein sequence MSQARNQDAYGKGHEDGLEPLAPLDLTQTGSVDALVRSMSQTAFGGRRLGEAADVLEAMVRDESCFRVLTISGAMTIAKQGLVICEMIDRGWIQAIVSTGALMTHGLSEGAGMLHFKHRTSMRDEELYEKGYNRVYDTIELEQNLDDVERILQAALSDLPADAVLSSALICERLGERLIAEGAGRGVLRSAREKGVPVYVPAFTDSELGLDLAIFNHLRRRGGEAPLAFDPFLDLDHFAEQIRQHENLGIFTIGGGVPRNWAQQVGPYLEILRARIGSDEPVRRYRYAVRICPEPEHWGGLSGCSYTEGVSWGKFVPESEGGRHVEVFADATIAWPLVVRAVMERLGG from the coding sequence ATGAGCCAAGCACGAAACCAGGACGCCTACGGCAAGGGGCACGAGGACGGGCTCGAACCGCTCGCTCCGCTCGACCTGACACAGACGGGGAGTGTCGACGCGCTGGTCCGTTCGATGAGCCAGACCGCGTTCGGAGGTCGGCGGCTCGGCGAAGCCGCCGATGTCCTCGAGGCGATGGTGCGCGACGAGAGCTGCTTCCGCGTCCTCACCATCTCCGGCGCAATGACGATCGCGAAACAGGGGCTCGTGATCTGCGAGATGATCGATCGCGGCTGGATCCAGGCGATCGTGTCCACGGGCGCGCTGATGACCCACGGCCTCTCCGAGGGAGCGGGGATGCTGCACTTCAAGCACCGCACCTCGATGCGCGACGAAGAGCTCTACGAGAAGGGCTACAACCGCGTCTACGACACCATCGAGCTCGAACAGAACCTCGACGACGTCGAGCGCATCCTGCAGGCCGCGCTCTCCGACCTCCCGGCGGACGCGGTGCTGTCGAGTGCGCTCATCTGCGAGCGGCTCGGTGAACGGCTGATCGCCGAGGGCGCAGGCCGCGGCGTCCTGCGCAGCGCTCGAGAGAAAGGCGTCCCGGTGTACGTGCCCGCGTTCACCGATTCGGAGCTGGGACTCGACCTCGCGATCTTCAACCACCTGCGACGCCGCGGCGGCGAGGCGCCTCTCGCCTTCGATCCGTTCCTCGATCTCGATCACTTCGCCGAACAGATTCGCCAACACGAGAACCTCGGCATCTTCACGATCGGCGGCGGGGTCCCCCGCAACTGGGCCCAGCAGGTCGGCCCTTACCTCGAGATCCTGCGCGCGCGGATCGGCAGTGACGAGCCCGTGCGCCGCTACCGCTACGCCGTGCGTATCTGCCCCGAGCCCGAACACTGGGGCGGGCTGTCGGGCTGCAGCTACACCGAGGGCGTGTCGTGGGGGAAGTTCGTTCCGGAGAGCGAAGGCGGCCGCCACGTCGAAGTCTTCGCCGACGCGACGATCGCGTGGCCCCTGGTCGTGCGGGCGGTGATGGAGCGCCTCGGTGGCTAG